The sequence TACGGTCGATAGCTGGGTGCCATCTACTGGTGAAATGACCGCCAGTGTCTGATCCGTTGCCGCATCGATAAACTGACCGTTTATGTAATTCTGTATGGGACTATACTTCATGGTTTTGTTGTAGTTCTGCATTTTTTGCAGAAATATGAAGTGCAAACTAAAAATAATTTAAATCTAAGTCAAATTTTAGCAATATTTTTGCCAGATAAAATCACGGTGATGGAAAAGAATCATAGTACACTCGACGACCTGGACTTTGCTGTTCTGTCCTGTCTTCAAAAAGACGGCCGAATGTCATTTACAGAAATTGCCGAGCAATTAAATGTGTCCGTTGGCACAGCCCGCACCCGACTTAACCGATTAATAGAAGAAGGAATTATTAGTATTGTCGGCCGGGTCAATCCCGATAAAGTAGGATTTCGTGCCTATGCACACGTTGCGGTATATGTGCGCCCGGCTACGCTGAAAGAGCACGTAGCGCAGGAAATTTCGACCCGGCCTGAAGTTAGTTTTCTGGCCAGCACATCCGGAGATTATGATTTGGAGGTCGATGTTATGTGCCAGACTAATAACGACTTAGTTGAATTTATCAACGAAATTTCAACAATTGAAGGCGTCTATCAAACCAAAACGACGCTTTATTTTAAGGTATATAAATACGCTCAGCCTGATTTAAATCTGTTAAAGTAAGCTGTTCTGCAAGACTTGGAACTGGTGACTACAAGGCCACTGAAGACTATACTATAAAATGTAAAATTTCTTAGTTGTTCCTCAAAAAGATACCAGCCTTCTAAAGATAGATAGAGTTAGAAGGGGAGGCCTAAAAATAGTAAGGATTCCTAAAAAAGCATAGACCAAATGACCTGTATGCAAACGTTTGCGGTAGCGGTTGCATTGAATTTTATAGTAATTAGCGGGTAATTCTTATGGCAATTCTTTTGAATAGTTGAATAATTCAGATAATATTCTGTAAAAAGCCAGTATGGGCTTCTATGCCTTGTCGAAACTGAGTAGCTATGCTTGGAAGGCCGATTCATCTGGAATTGCATTTATCTACGAATTGCAACGTTTAATTACCAACTTATTCACTTAACATGCAGGTACGCTATGCTATTGGCCCGAATGAAACGAGTTCGTTTAAAACGAACGACCTTCGGGCGAATTTTTTGATTGAAACCCTCTTTCTTCCAGATACGGTTCATCTCTGTTACAGTCACTTTGATCGGGTTATTGTTGGGGGCGTAAAGCCAGTCGATTCATTGGTCGAACTGACTACTTATGACGAACTAAAGAGCGACTATTTTTTAGAACGCAGGGAGCTAGGCGTAATCAATGTTGGCGGTACCGGAACCATTCAGGTTGATGGACAGAGCTACGAACTGGCCAAACTGGACTGTCTTTATATCGGACGAGGTAGTCGGCAAGTGACATTTGGAAGCCAGTCGGCGGATGAACCGGCTCTTTTTTATGTACTGTCGGCACCTGCCCATACGACCTATCCGACCCAAAAGGCAGCCCAAAATGATGTTTTTTCAGCACCGATGGGGTCAAAAGAAGGAGCAAATGAACGGGTCATCTACCGGTATATTCACCGGGATGGGTTGCCAAGTTGCCAGTTAGTGATGGGTCTAACGATCCTGAAGTCAGGAAGTGTTTGGAATACAATGCCAGCCCATGTACACGACCGCCGGATGGAAGCCTATTTTTACTTCGACCTTGATCCAGCTCATCGGATTGTACATCTGATGGGCCAGCCTGCCGAAACCCGGCATCTGCTCGTGGCTAATCATCAGGCCGTAGTATCTCCTCCTTGGTCGATCCATTCGGGATGCGGGACAACGAACTACTCGTTCATCTGGGGAATGGCTGGCGAAAATATGGATTATGCCGATATGGATATGACTGCGATCGCTGATTTGCGGTAGTAGATTCCTTTTTCTTAAACTCTCTTTTTCATGAAACACTATTTTAGTATTCTATTTGCTTCACTTACCTTTTCTGCCTTTGCCCAAACGCCAATAGACGTTGATAAGGAGTTCGCTTTTGCCACGAAGCAATACGAACTAATGCTGAAAGCTCACCCTGATACAACAAAATTTCCCCAATCGACAAATCCCGACGGTACTATTCGGGACATGAAATCGGATTGGTGGTGCAGTGGTTTCTTTGGCGGATCGCTCTGGTATCTGTACGAACGGACGAAAGCTCCTGCTATGAAAGATGCTGCTCATAAATGGTCGATGGCAGTCGCAAAAGAACAGTACAATACCGGCACACATGACTTGGGTTTTATGCTCTATTGTCCATTTGGTAATGGTTATCGGCTGACGAAAAACGAATCGTATAAGCCGATTATGCTGACCGGAGCCAAATCACTGTCGACCCGTTTCGATCCAAAAGTAGGCGTCATTAAATCCTGGAATAAATTTCAGAACTATATGTATCCGGTTATCATCGATAACATGATGAATCTGGAGTTTTTGTTCTGGGCTGCCAGGGAATCAGGTAATAAGCAGTTTCGGGATATCGCGATCACCCATGCCGATAACACGCTGAAAAACCATTTTCGTCCTGATTACAGCAGTTACCACGTCATTTGCTATAATCCAGATGGAACGGTAGCTGCCAAAAAAACAGCGCAGGGGGCTGCCGATGGATCGGCCTGGGCGCGGGGCCAGGCCTGGGGATTGTACGGCTATACGGTCATGTATCGCGAAACGAAAGACAAAAAATACCTGGATCAGGCCCGTCACATTGCTGATTTTTACCTGAATCATCCCAATCTTCCCGCCGATAAAATCCCGTTCTGGGATTTCAATGCACCGAATATTCCGAACGAAGAGCGTGATGCATCGGCAGGTGCGATTACCGCTTCGGCTTTGCTTGAGCTATCAACATACGGTGGCCCTTCGGCAAAAACCTACTATCAGTCGGCTGTGAAAATGCTGCAAAGTCTGGCCAGTCCGGCTTATAAAGCCAATTTAGGAGAAAATAATAATTTTATTCTGAAGCACAGTGTCGGGCATAAGCCGGGTAAGAGCGAAGTGGATACGCCTATTATTTATGCCGATTACTATTTTCTGGAAGGGCTGCTGCGTTACGATACTCTCCGTAAAAAGCCAGAGAATAAGTCGTAAATCGTATCGAATAGGCCTAAACGCCGACCGGATCGGATGCCCTTTCTCGCAGATAAGGGTATCCGATCCGGTCGGCGTTGATCATTTAACTTACAGGCAGAAGTAACTTCCTTTCGTGCAGAGAAGTTGTGAGTGTCTTCAGCGAACGAAACAGCGGTCAAGACAAGACCCGGCAAACCACTACGCTATTTCAAATGAGTAGGTAATGTCAGTTGACGGACGGAACTGCGCCGTAGCCGAACAATACTTGTCCATAGACAGATCAATTGCCCGTTTAACCTTATCGGCATTAAGCTGACCTTTTAGTAGATAAGTGATATGAATTTTTTTGAAAGGGGCAGGATTAGCTCCTTTCTCGCGTAACCCGTCAACCTTCAATCGGAAATCGTCAATTTGTTGTTTCTGTTTCTGAAGGATCAGAATCACGTCAATGGCCGTGCAGCCAGCCAGGCCCATCAATAGCATTTCCATCGGTCTGGCCCCTGCATTATGGCCGCCAATATCAACAGCTCCGTCAATGTGCTGAGCCACTCCCGATTTTCCAATGGCTTCGAAATGAAAGGCGTCATCCACACGCACGAGTTCAACCTGCATTGTATTAAATTCCTGAACCGTGTCAACTTGTTGTGAATCAAGCATGGTACTTTTTGCGTTTATAGCGTATAGTTTGTATTTTCACAGCACGGGTGGTCCCGCAGCCCAAACAACCAAAATCATGTCCGAGAAATTCACCGACGATCTTTTCGATCTTAAAAATGACAGGCGGCTGAGCGTTTACCTCTACCGGGCGGGCTTCGGTTGCTGGCTACTCTATATCGTGTCGGGTGCTCGGTTCATGCATTCGCTGAGCATGTACCGAACAGATTTTGGCGTCTTCGCGTTCTTTCTGATGGTTATGGGTTTGTCGGCATCAATGATTTATGACTATTACCATCACCCGAGCGAGTTCGCCCAGAAGAAAAAATGGCTGGCGTTTAGCTATGTAGTGCTTGCCGTTCTGGTTTATTTCTTTATTCTCCACAACGAACCAATGTCGTTAGGCAAGATTTTCGGCCAGGGATTATTTTAATTCAGCAGTTGCCCGAATGCGTATAGGCAGTTCCGTATTGGTCTGGCATAATTTTTATAGACCGACTAAAGGGCAATCAAATAATTCGTAAAGAGCATCTAATCGCCCCATAAAAGGAAAAAGCCTTTGGTGACTCACCAAAGGCTTTTTCCTTTTATGGGGTCTGGATCTATGCAGCTGGCCTTCCTAACTGGATGTTTGCCAGGAGTTTAATATTCTCGCCCAACGCAAGTCCTCCGCTTTCGGTCAGCGCGTTGAAGGTAACATTAAACGCTTTGCGATCAATTGTGCCAGTTACCTCAAAACCTACTTTGATGTTGTTCCATGGATCCTTTTCCGTACCACCATATTCGGCGTCGAACGCTACTTCTTTTGTAATGCCTTTGATCGTGAGGTCGCCAACTAGTTTGTACAGATCACCTTTGACCTTTTTAAATGAAGTAGAGACGAAGGAGAATTTAGGATAAGTCTCTGCTTCGAAAAAGTCTGCATTTCTAAGGTGTTCATCACGGCCGGGCTGGCCAGTATCTACACTGTTTACATCAACATCGAATTGTATCTGTGCGTCCTCAAACTGATCTCCATTCGTAATGGCCTGACCACTAAATGATTTAAATGTTCCTGTGACCGTTGAGATGACAAGATGTTTTACTTTAAATTGTACTTCTGAATGTAGGTTATCTACAGTCCATGTTGTCTTTGACATACAGGTTGATCTTTAGATTTAAACTCGGTAAGCTATCGCAGGCGATTGTCCTGATGACAACTTTGCCTGGGCTCCAAATTTATTTCTCAACAGGATCGACAATGTAGCACTATACCAAAGGATACCGCTATCCTTTGGTATAGCATATAGCGTCATCGTGGGCTCTCGAAAGGCTTTGATGGTGAACTACGGGTTGCCATTACGCATCCTCATGGGCTAGCGAGGTAGACAGCTCACGGTAGGCGTCGATTTGCTGTTGAAGCACAGCAATCACCTGACCGGCGGTGCCAATAGCATCAGCGCCGGCAATGAAGCGTCGTGGTGGGCTAGCCTGCCCAGAAATTGTAATCAGTGCCTGAGCGAGCTTGGCCGGATCGCCCGACTGTTGACCATTCGCGCCTTTCCAAAATTCCATTTGCTTTGCCCGACGCTCGTTGTAGTCTTCGATGGAGGGTTCGGCGTAATTCGTAGACTCCTCAGTAAGCAGTTCGGTGCGGAAAAAGCCTGGGTTGACGATAATGGTATCGATGCCAAACGGTTCTACCTCAGCCTGAAGCGACTCCATCCAACCTTCCAGGCCGAACTTCGACGCAGCATAGGCAGTACCAAACTCAAATCCGACGAGTCCAGCAGTTGATGAGATCGTAATGATCTGCCCTGATCTTTGTTTACGCATGTGGGGGAGTACCGCGCGGGTGACATTCATGGGGCCGATGAGGCTAGTCGTCAGCTGCTTCCCCATCTGCTCCGGTGTCAGTTCTTCAAAATAGCCTGCGTAAAAGCTGGCGGCATTATTGACCAGAACATCGATGCGGCCAAACCGGTCGAGGGTTGCCTTAATCGCAGACTCGGCGTCAGAAGGGTTGGTAATGTCCAGTTTTACGACTAACAAATCCTCAGATTGGCCAAGAGTCTGAGCAACTTTGCCTGAGTTTCGACCGGTGGCAACCACTTTATGGCCGGTGGCAAGTGCCGCTCTGGCAATATCCAGGCCCAATCCGCGCCCGGCACCAGTGATGAGCCAAACTTTACGGGTAGTCATATTCTTTTCTTCTTTGTTGTTAATTGGCGGTGCAAAGATCAGTGTCCTGTAGGCTGGCCGTTAATGAAAAACAAAGAATAAAATAAGAATTTCAAAGAGATGCCGCTCTCACCGATTTGGGTATATCACCCGTTTTCTTTTTAAAAAAATTATTGAAATAAGTCGTGTATTCAAACCCAAGGGCATAAGCGATGTCAGCAACAGTCCAGTTCGTGTGTTGTAGAAGCGCTTTGGCCTCGCTGATAATTCGGTCAGCAATATGAACTGTCGTGGGTTTGCCGGTAACTTCCTTCACCGAGCTATTTAAATGGTTGACGTGTACGGATAACTGTTTGGCAAAATCCTGTGCTGTTTTTAATTCCAGTGGATGATCGGTGCTTTCAATCGGGAACTGTCGTTCCAGAAGCTCAAGAAATACCGATGTGATTCGTACAGCCGCATTCTTGTGTTCAGGGGAGTTTTCGGAAGGCTGCATTTTCAACGCTTCGTGAACAATCAGGCTGATGTAGTTGCGAATCAACTCATCCTTAAAGATATAGTCAGAATCCTGCTCGGCAAGCATTTTTTGAAAGATCGTAGCGATGGTGTCTTTTTGCTCCGTATTTAAGGTTAAAATGGGTGTGCCGCCCAGTTTAAATAAAGGTGATTGCAGAAGGCTTTCAGACCGGTCGCTTACTTTCAGAAAATCCTCAGTGAAGAGGCAGGCGTAACCGTCGATTGTAGGTGTAACAATCTCACAGGAGTAAGGAATACGCGGATTGCCAAAAAATAAAATGGGCTCATCCGTTTCAAAACTTTTGTCGGCATAATGAAAAATATACTTTCCGGACGTCAGGCTGATTTTGTAAAAGTCTTTGCGGCTATAGTCATGGCCATTCGACTTACTGTCTGTTTCGTAGACTTTAAATCCCTTTAGCTTTAGTTCGGTATTAAAATCTGACGTGCGAGTGCTTTCCAGCTTATTCATAACACAAAGTTAAGAAAATCAAAGATTGTGTGTATATGCCTGTGGCCAGTGTTCCCGATGGTATGAGGTTAGAAACGCGATGGGGTTTATCCGGGAGAGAGTTTCACAGTAGCCTGGAATGATGCTGTCAGGAAAGGCAGTATAGTGTAGAATAGAGTCGTTTATTCGATTGATCCAATCGCCACACAAAACCCGTGTAGCTGTTATGCAACAGTTTTAGAGTTGATTCAGGAGACACGAAAAGACCTTTTGGATTGAAAAAATCAGAATCTCCCGGCTTACTGGTCGCTTTTTTCTTTATAATTTACCAGGGCATTGATAGCATTGCGCAAACTGGCGGCTAGTTCCTGATCGGCCAGAATACCCGCTTCGTCAAGCGACCGGCCAGCAACTGGCACCGCTGGTGAAGCTTCAGTAATGACAATGGCCATCATGACTGTAAGAGTTTCTATGAGGGCATTGTGGGCGTAGAGAGAACGCGGTGACGCATTGATAATACCCACTGGCTTATTCATAAACTCACCACTGCTGACGATCCAGTCCAGTGCGTTTTTCAAAACACCCGATACGCCATGAGCGTATTCAGGGCTGCAAATCACGATAGCATCGGCCGCCTGTAGTTCGGAGCGAAAGTCCGCTACGGCGGCCAGCGCATTTTCATTGTCAAGGTCAAGATTAAAGGGTGGAATAGTCGCTAGTTTATCATATAAGTTAATCTCAACATCGGGAGGAGCCAGTTGAACGATGGCACGGAGAAGTTTTGTATTCGTCGAATTAAGGCGTAAACTGCCGGAGATCGCCAGAATTTTCATGAGCGTTTGGTTGTAGTTGTGCTCATTTCAACACCTTCGTGATTTCATTTAGTTTCTCCATTTTCTGCACAAAATCACCTTTTAGCTGATTGCGAATGGCCGTCAGGTTATCGAGCGTTTCCTGCAGGCTATCGGGCAGAATGTCTTCCAATACTTCGCGGAATCGTTTGGCAAAGGTTGGCGATTTGCCGTTGGTTGAAATCGCAATTTTCAGATCTCCCTTTTTGACGACTGAACTCAGATAAAAATCGCACAGATCAGGCGTATCAGCCACATTGACCAGAATTCGCCGATTTTTGCAATCGGCCTGTACCTGCCGGTTCACATTTTTGTCGTTCGTACCCACAATAACCAGGTCTTTGTCGGCCAGGAATAACTCATGATAAGGCTCCTGAATAAGAGCCAGTTTAGGATGTTGCCGGGCCAGCTCCCGGATTTCGGCCCGAATTTCGGGGGCTACCAGCGTAATGCGGGCATCCGGTGAGTTGGCCAGCAGGGCCGTTGTTTTCTCCAGACCCACATAACCACCCCCTACGATGAGTGTATGCAGGTTTTCGGCCTTGACAAAAATTGGGAATAAGGTATTCATAAAAAAGTCGGTAGCCGTTCGGCGATAGTCGGTTGCAGTAGCTATGAACAAACTTACGACTATAAACGAACGACTACCGACTATTGCAGTCGAGTTAATGGATTTAAAACTTAAATCCTAAGTTGACACCCAGAATCCGACGTTTGGTGTTGCTGACATTATTGAGTACGTCAGCCAATCCGTAGTGGTACACAAAATCCAGAAACAACGGCCCGGCATCGAAACCGATGTTAGCCAGACCATTGACGGTAGCCGCAGCAAAATCGCTTTGCGAGAAATTGAATGCATTATTATTGACGCCAAGGGGAGCTGCATACTCCGCCCCGATCTGTAAGCGGACTCCTGAAATGCCCCGTTCCGACTGGGCTACCTTAACACCAATGTAGGCCGGAATGTGTAAATATTTTTGGTCGACATTCGATGTGATGTCTTTGATTCCATTTACCTGGCCATCGCCAGCCTGATAAAAATCAGAACTCGATGTTAAATATTCAGCGCCAATCTGCCCGTAAACCCGGCCCCCACCCCGTATAAAGAAACCCAACTGATAACCGAGTCGGCCGCTCAGGTTATTGCCCTGAACATCTTCGCCCTCAAACCGGGTTGAGTTGGCTCCGGCATATACGCCAAACGTAAAATTCTTGTAGTTTTCCCGATGTGCTTTGCGCTCCTCTATTTCCGTACTACGCTGACCATCCTGATAACCATCGTCATAGGCCCGGCTTAAATCGCGCTCATCATACATCCGGCCGTAATTTCGGTCATTTCCCGCCCGATCTTCATAGCGATTATTGTACCGGCTATTTTCGTCACTTCGCCGGTTAAAATCTCTACGTTCATCCAGACGATCATCGAGCTGCCGATCATAACGGCGCTCATCCCGACGCGATGACGGACGGTAATCCCTATCCCGATCGTAACGGTCGTCATAGGAATTTTGCTGGCCTACTGCCAAACCGGCACTACATACTCCCACCAGTAGTAATGCTGCATTTACTGATTTTTTCATAACGTGTTGAGTTGAGCAAGGGCATATGCCCATATTGACTTACAACCATGTCTCCTTATTGAATGTTTCGCTTATTTATCGACATAGCTCCTATTCCTGCGCAGGAGACATAGCTCCTATTCCTACGCAGGAAAGGTTAATAAACAGGCTGTGCTATAGCGACAAAAAAAAGCCGACTTAAAAAGCCGGCATTTTTTACTGAAGAAAGAAGTTTCGATTAGAATTTGAATCCTACACTAGCACTCAAAATTCTACGTTGCGAACCGGCAAAACCTGTTGTGCTAACAGCTTCGATCGAGTTGCTGAAACCATAATGATAGGTCAAATCGATCAGCAACGGACCAATGTCGAAGCCAAGCTGGCCCAAACCGTTAAACGTACCACTTTTGATCTCCGAGTTGCTCAGGTTAAATGAGTTGCTATTGGAGTTGATCCGATTGGCATACTCTAAACCAACCTGTAGCCGAACGGCAGAGATACCCCGATCGGATTCGACCAGTTTATAACCAATGTATACTGGAATTTGAACATACTGGATATTGATCTGATCCTGAATGTTTTGAGCAGACTGCCCATCTCCTTTACGGAAGTAGTTCGAACTGGAGGCAAAATATTCACCGCCTAACTGGCCGAATAATCGGCCACCACCCCGCACAAAGAAACCCGCCTGATACCCTAAACGACCCGAGAGATTATCACCATTAACATCTTCGCCCTTAAAACGTGTCGTATTTAAACCTGCATAGATGCCAAACACAAAGTTTTTATAATCCTTTGTTTTCTTGTCGCGGGCCGGCGTCGTGTATGTATCGGTCGTCGTCGTTGTTGTCGCTGAATTGTTGTAGCTGTTCGTTGTCGGCGTTGTTGAATAGGTGCCATTGGCATTCATATTCGCTCTCGAAGCGCTATCCGACGACATTGTTGTTGGCGTCGTTGAATAAGTACTGTTCGACGTGCTGGTTGTATCCGTTACTGGCGACGCACTGTACGTTGACGTACCCGTCGTTGTCGATGAGGGATTGGTGGTGGTTTGGCCACTAGCAAGGCCAACACCAAGCAGGCAGGAAGCCAGCAAAGTAAGTTGAGTTTTCATAATTTTCTTTTATCGCGTTGAGTTGCACAAAAAAAAGGTGTAATGTCAATTACACCCTATTAACAGACCGCTTACGGTCAATGTTTTTAGATTATTCTAATTTCTTCGTATG comes from Spirosoma aureum and encodes:
- a CDS encoding SDR family oxidoreductase is translated as MTTRKVWLITGAGRGLGLDIARAALATGHKVVATGRNSGKVAQTLGQSEDLLVVKLDITNPSDAESAIKATLDRFGRIDVLVNNAASFYAGYFEELTPEQMGKQLTTSLIGPMNVTRAVLPHMRKQRSGQIITISSTAGLVGFEFGTAYAASKFGLEGWMESLQAEVEPFGIDTIIVNPGFFRTELLTEESTNYAEPSIEDYNERRAKQMEFWKGANGQQSGDPAKLAQALITISGQASPPRRFIAGADAIGTAGQVIAVLQQQIDAYRELSTSLAHEDA
- a CDS encoding NADPH-dependent FMN reductase yields the protein MKILAISGSLRLNSTNTKLLRAIVQLAPPDVEINLYDKLATIPPFNLDLDNENALAAVADFRSELQAADAIVICSPEYAHGVSGVLKNALDWIVSSGEFMNKPVGIINASPRSLYAHNALIETLTVMMAIVITEASPAVPVAGRSLDEAGILADQELAASLRNAINALVNYKEKSDQ
- a CDS encoding glycoside hydrolase family 88 protein is translated as MKHYFSILFASLTFSAFAQTPIDVDKEFAFATKQYELMLKAHPDTTKFPQSTNPDGTIRDMKSDWWCSGFFGGSLWYLYERTKAPAMKDAAHKWSMAVAKEQYNTGTHDLGFMLYCPFGNGYRLTKNESYKPIMLTGAKSLSTRFDPKVGVIKSWNKFQNYMYPVIIDNMMNLEFLFWAARESGNKQFRDIAITHADNTLKNHFRPDYSSYHVICYNPDGTVAAKKTAQGAADGSAWARGQAWGLYGYTVMYRETKDKKYLDQARHIADFYLNHPNLPADKIPFWDFNAPNIPNEERDASAGAITASALLELSTYGGPSAKTYYQSAVKMLQSLASPAYKANLGENNNFILKHSVGHKPGKSEVDTPIIYADYYFLEGLLRYDTLRKKPENKS
- a CDS encoding OsmC family protein; amino-acid sequence: MLDSQQVDTVQEFNTMQVELVRVDDAFHFEAIGKSGVAQHIDGAVDIGGHNAGARPMEMLLMGLAGCTAIDVILILQKQKQQIDDFRLKVDGLREKGANPAPFKKIHITYLLKGQLNADKVKRAIDLSMDKYCSATAQFRPSTDITYSFEIA
- a CDS encoding outer membrane beta-barrel protein → MKTQLTLLASCLLGVGLASGQTTTNPSSTTTGTSTYSASPVTDTTSTSNSTYSTTPTTMSSDSASRANMNANGTYSTTPTTNSYNNSATTTTTTDTYTTPARDKKTKDYKNFVFGIYAGLNTTRFKGEDVNGDNLSGRLGYQAGFFVRGGGRLFGQLGGEYFASSSNYFRKGDGQSAQNIQDQINIQYVQIPVYIGYKLVESDRGISAVRLQVGLEYANRINSNSNSFNLSNSEIKSGTFNGLGQLGFDIGPLLIDLTYHYGFSNSIEAVSTTGFAGSQRRILSASVGFKF
- a CDS encoding precorrin-2 dehydrogenase/sirohydrochlorin ferrochelatase family protein — its product is MNTLFPIFVKAENLHTLIVGGGYVGLEKTTALLANSPDARITLVAPEIRAEIRELARQHPKLALIQEPYHELFLADKDLVIVGTNDKNVNRQVQADCKNRRILVNVADTPDLCDFYLSSVVKKGDLKIAISTNGKSPTFAKRFREVLEDILPDSLQETLDNLTAIRNQLKGDFVQKMEKLNEITKVLK
- a CDS encoding YceI family protein; the encoded protein is MSKTTWTVDNLHSEVQFKVKHLVISTVTGTFKSFSGQAITNGDQFEDAQIQFDVDVNSVDTGQPGRDEHLRNADFFEAETYPKFSFVSTSFKKVKGDLYKLVGDLTIKGITKEVAFDAEYGGTEKDPWNNIKVGFEVTGTIDRKAFNVTFNALTESGGLALGENIKLLANIQLGRPAA
- the kduI gene encoding 5-dehydro-4-deoxy-D-glucuronate isomerase; the protein is MQVRYAIGPNETSSFKTNDLRANFLIETLFLPDTVHLCYSHFDRVIVGGVKPVDSLVELTTYDELKSDYFLERRELGVINVGGTGTIQVDGQSYELAKLDCLYIGRGSRQVTFGSQSADEPALFYVLSAPAHTTYPTQKAAQNDVFSAPMGSKEGANERVIYRYIHRDGLPSCQLVMGLTILKSGSVWNTMPAHVHDRRMEAYFYFDLDPAHRIVHLMGQPAETRHLLVANHQAVVSPPWSIHSGCGTTNYSFIWGMAGENMDYADMDMTAIADLR
- a CDS encoding Lrp/AsnC family transcriptional regulator, whose translation is MEKNHSTLDDLDFAVLSCLQKDGRMSFTEIAEQLNVSVGTARTRLNRLIEEGIISIVGRVNPDKVGFRAYAHVAVYVRPATLKEHVAQEISTRPEVSFLASTSGDYDLEVDVMCQTNNDLVEFINEISTIEGVYQTKTTLYFKVYKYAQPDLNLLK
- a CDS encoding helix-turn-helix domain-containing protein, with translation MNKLESTRTSDFNTELKLKGFKVYETDSKSNGHDYSRKDFYKISLTSGKYIFHYADKSFETDEPILFFGNPRIPYSCEIVTPTIDGYACLFTEDFLKVSDRSESLLQSPLFKLGGTPILTLNTEQKDTIATIFQKMLAEQDSDYIFKDELIRNYISLIVHEALKMQPSENSPEHKNAAVRITSVFLELLERQFPIESTDHPLELKTAQDFAKQLSVHVNHLNSSVKEVTGKPTTVHIADRIISEAKALLQHTNWTVADIAYALGFEYTTYFNNFFKKKTGDIPKSVRAASL